In the genome of Terriglobales bacterium, one region contains:
- a CDS encoding Rid family hydrolase — MSLSKEVKGLGMPWEEQYGYAQAIKVGDTIYISGQLSHDDQGNMVAPAPLDGTGRIVDHSNMEAQMRQAYANAKKILHQFGATLENVVEEVLYVTDMERAFGVAGIVRKEAYGANKPAVASTILVTPRLALPNQLIEIKLVAKMR; from the coding sequence ATGTCACTGTCCAAAGAGGTGAAAGGACTTGGAATGCCCTGGGAGGAGCAGTACGGCTACGCCCAAGCCATAAAGGTAGGTGACACGATCTACATCTCCGGCCAGCTCAGCCATGACGACCAAGGAAACATGGTTGCCCCTGCGCCTTTAGATGGCACGGGTCGGATCGTCGACCACTCAAACATGGAAGCACAAATGCGCCAAGCGTATGCGAATGCAAAGAAGATTCTTCACCAGTTCGGTGCGACTTTGGAAAACGTCGTTGAGGAGGTTCTTTACGTCACGGATATGGAAAGAGCTTTCGGGGTGGCGGGAATCGTTCGAAAGGAAGCGTACGGGGCGAACAAACCAGCGGTGGCAAGCACCATCTTGGTGACACCTCGGCTGGCACTCCCAAATCAGCTCATCGAAATCAAGCTCGTTGCCAAGATGCGATAA
- a CDS encoding peroxidase family protein: MGQFVAHDITADRSSLRSDVDTSELRNARRPQLNLECLYGDGPTGHPFLYQRDDPAKFLLGADGLDVQRNAEGTAVISDPRNDSHTLISQMHLAMLKAHNAFVDELRLDGVRDDRVFDEACRLLRWHYQWSILNEFLPTLVGSLLVDQVLKEGPKWFHPSHDGYIPLEFADAAYRYGHSQIRCRYRLNLHTDPVPLFPDLLGFRAVPRDRLVDWALFFDVPGKAPAQRSKKIDGKLVRSLIELPVAVTGQCEIEDYHSLAVRDLQRGQGVRLPSGEAVARHLGVIPLNAKQVGIDSVGWQGETPLWYYILREADVCTGGHRLGPVGGLIVTEVLVGLIDADETSFRRNEKEWRPLKTIAELLSA; this comes from the coding sequence TTGGGTCAATTTGTCGCTCACGACATTACGGCTGACCGATCCAGTTTGCGATCCGATGTCGACACTTCAGAGCTACGCAATGCTCGCAGGCCGCAACTAAATCTTGAATGCCTCTATGGCGATGGACCGACCGGCCATCCATTTCTTTACCAACGCGACGATCCTGCAAAGTTCCTGCTAGGTGCAGATGGATTAGACGTGCAACGAAATGCTGAGGGCACTGCAGTCATCAGCGACCCACGTAATGATTCGCACACGCTGATTTCCCAGATGCATTTGGCGATGCTTAAAGCGCATAACGCCTTCGTCGATGAACTCCGTCTGGACGGAGTACGGGATGATCGGGTATTCGACGAAGCATGCCGGCTGTTACGTTGGCACTATCAGTGGAGCATTTTGAATGAGTTTCTGCCCACTCTCGTTGGAAGTTTGCTTGTCGATCAGGTGCTTAAAGAGGGGCCGAAATGGTTCCATCCTTCTCACGATGGATACATACCGCTCGAGTTTGCCGATGCAGCTTACCGGTATGGCCATTCACAAATTCGTTGCCGGTACCGGTTGAACTTGCACACAGATCCCGTACCGCTCTTTCCTGATCTCCTGGGATTCCGTGCGGTACCGCGGGACCGGCTCGTCGACTGGGCATTGTTCTTCGACGTGCCTGGGAAAGCGCCGGCACAGCGCTCCAAAAAGATCGATGGAAAGCTCGTGCGATCCCTGATCGAGTTGCCTGTAGCCGTCACTGGGCAGTGCGAAATCGAGGACTATCATTCGCTCGCTGTTCGTGACCTGCAACGAGGGCAGGGTGTCAGACTACCGTCCGGAGAGGCTGTAGCCCGTCACCTCGGGGTTATTCCTCTTAACGCGAAGCAGGTTGGCATCGACTCCGTGGGCTGGCAAGGCGAAACCCCCCTCTGGTACTACATTCTCCGCGAGGCTGACGTCTGTACGGGAGGTCATCGACTCGGTCCCGTAGGTGGCCTGATTGTAACGGAGGTATTGGTTGGGCTGATCGACGCAGATGAAACATCGTTTCGCCGTAACGAAAAGGAATGGCGCCCCCTAAAAACCATCGCAGAGTTGCTGAGCGCTTAG
- a CDS encoding SDR family oxidoreductase, producing MKIVVIGGTGLIGSKLVKILREQGHEAVAAAPNSGVNTLTGEGLAEVLKGASVVVDVSNSPNWEESAVLNFFVTSTRNLLSYEAVAGVKHHVALSVVGTQQLFESAYFRAKIAQERLIEQGSIPYTIVHATQFFEFVKGIADISMVGDKVHLPPVLFQPMSADDVASAVASVALEPPLNSTVEIGGPEQFRLDELVRRRLAQLGDRRDVIADPSATYSGARVKDKTLVPGSGARLSKTTFDTWVKESEAKTASSKSSAA from the coding sequence ATGAAAATCGTAGTTATCGGCGGCACTGGCCTCATCGGGTCAAAGCTTGTCAAAATCCTTCGTGAGCAGGGCCACGAGGCAGTGGCGGCTGCGCCTAACTCAGGTGTCAACACCCTGACCGGCGAGGGCCTGGCCGAAGTGCTGAAAGGCGCTTCGGTGGTAGTTGACGTATCGAATTCTCCGAATTGGGAGGAGTCGGCTGTACTGAACTTCTTTGTAACCTCAACTCGCAACCTGCTGAGCTATGAAGCAGTGGCAGGCGTCAAACATCACGTTGCATTGTCCGTTGTAGGAACACAGCAACTCTTCGAGAGCGCTTATTTTCGTGCCAAGATCGCACAAGAGAGGCTGATCGAACAAGGCTCGATTCCCTACACCATTGTCCACGCGACGCAGTTCTTCGAGTTCGTGAAGGGAATTGCCGATATTTCGATGGTTGGCGACAAGGTTCATCTGCCTCCAGTGCTTTTCCAGCCAATGTCAGCCGACGATGTCGCGAGTGCCGTCGCCAGCGTCGCCCTGGAGCCACCGCTCAACAGCACAGTCGAAATCGGTGGGCCGGAACAGTTTCGTCTGGATGAACTCGTTCGCCGGCGCCTGGCGCAGCTAGGAGACCGACGCGACGTCATCGCCGATCCGAGTGCGACTTACTCCGGGGCAAGGGTGAAGGATAAGACGCTTGTACCGGGCAGCGGTGCGCGACTCAGCAAAACAACCTTCGATACCTGGGTCAAAGAATCTGAAGCAAAAACTGCAAGCTCCAAATCTTCGGCGGCATGA
- a CDS encoding cupin domain-containing protein: MKFKKMVLALTFLTAATLVAQEAKVTTLMSKDLKESPGKQGLMLMIEYPPGSTDPVHRHNAHGFIYVLEGSIVMQVRGGQEVTLTRGQTFYEGPDDVHVVGRNASKTKPARFVVFFVKDKDAPVLVPAD, encoded by the coding sequence ATGAAGTTCAAAAAAATGGTCTTGGCCTTGACGTTCCTGACGGCTGCCACGCTGGTAGCCCAAGAGGCAAAGGTCACCACACTCATGTCTAAGGACCTGAAGGAATCTCCCGGAAAACAGGGCTTGATGCTGATGATCGAATATCCGCCGGGCAGCACTGACCCGGTCCATCGGCACAACGCACATGGGTTTATCTACGTCCTGGAAGGTTCGATCGTGATGCAGGTGAGAGGTGGTCAAGAGGTGACACTCACACGCGGCCAAACCTTCTATGAAGGCCCAGACGATGTTCACGTCGTTGGACGAAACGCAAGTAAAACCAAGCCGGCAAGATTCGTCGTGTTCTTCGTGAAGGACAAAGACGCTCCAGTGCTGGTACCCGCTGACTAA